Proteins encoded together in one Desulfosporosinus meridiei DSM 13257 window:
- a CDS encoding respiratory chain complex I subunit 1 family protein — MDGSLVFSTRLVMGLGHILLILIAAPLLQGFIKKSKAFWQMRQGPSILQPYRDLRKLMKKEELISEHASGIFFLTPRIVLACMLMAGLVIPNVWGWAPLSGWGDLFVFGASLGLARLFLTLSGLEGAGTFGGMGSSRELFVGLLTEPPLLLGLIVLAFISNTTSLQGITSGLESVPLIFVPRLLAVIALVIVCIAEMGRIPVDNPDTHLELTMIHEGMLLEYTGSSLALLNFAEQIKQLLLISLLTQIVLPSGLIWGSEGFLGILSALGFAGVKIAVFGFFFATVESVFVKKRLFLLPNYLATSTAFAILALVSLWFI, encoded by the coding sequence TTGGACGGATCATTAGTGTTTTCAACCCGTTTGGTCATGGGCTTGGGACATATACTCTTAATTTTAATTGCTGCTCCGCTTCTTCAAGGATTCATTAAAAAAAGTAAAGCCTTCTGGCAGATGAGACAGGGCCCATCGATTCTTCAACCTTATCGAGATTTGAGAAAATTGATGAAGAAGGAAGAACTAATCTCAGAACATGCCTCGGGGATCTTTTTTCTGACTCCGCGGATTGTTCTCGCATGCATGTTAATGGCGGGGCTTGTTATTCCAAATGTTTGGGGATGGGCACCTTTAAGCGGTTGGGGGGATCTTTTTGTATTTGGTGCAAGCCTTGGTTTAGCCCGATTGTTTTTAACCCTTTCAGGCTTAGAGGGGGCAGGAACTTTCGGGGGGATGGGTTCTAGTCGAGAACTCTTTGTAGGATTATTAACGGAGCCGCCATTGCTTCTGGGGTTGATTGTTTTAGCTTTTATCTCTAATACAACCTCCTTACAAGGGATAACCTCCGGACTGGAGAGTGTGCCTCTCATTTTTGTCCCGCGATTATTAGCAGTAATAGCTTTGGTCATCGTTTGTATTGCAGAGATGGGTCGGATTCCAGTCGATAACCCAGATACCCATTTAGAACTAACCATGATTCACGAAGGAATGTTGCTGGAGTATACCGGTTCATCCCTAGCTTTGCTAAATTTTGCCGAGCAGATCAAGCAACTTTTGCTGATTAGCTTATTGACTCAAATTGTATTGCCGAGCGGGTTGATCTGGGGGAGTGAAGGTTTTTTAGGAATCCTCTCGGCTTTGGGTTTTGCTGGAGTTAAGATTGCTGTTTTCGGATTCTTTTTTGCCACAGTAGAAAGTGTCTTTGTTAAGAAGCGCCTTTTCTTACTTCCTAATTATTTGGCAACCAGCACTGCCTTCGCAATTTTGGCCTTGGTATCACTTTGGTTTATATAA
- a CDS encoding molybdopterin-binding protein encodes MEKIKVKDSVGTILIHDMTQIIPGVSKGPRFRKGHIVRDEDISVLLSMGKEHIYVWDQTPGLIHENEAAERLAQAVAGSGLVLDEPKEGKVNLTAAHDGLLYSSVDGILALNTLEQVILSTLHNHYPVKKGDIVGGTRVVPLMIDEAVIKEAEGIAKTFKEPILEVRPLKHAKVGIVTTGSEVYHGRIQDKFGPVLRAKVENWGSEVIAHTLANDDVSLIQSSIREQLNQGAEMVLVSGGMSVDPDDVTPTAIKEMGAELITYGAPVLPGAMFLLAYIGKIPIMGLPGCVMYSKTTAFDLIAPRLMTGERLTRLDIVKLGSGGLCLNCPVCIYPRCSFGK; translated from the coding sequence ATGGAAAAAATCAAGGTAAAGGATTCTGTTGGCACTATTCTTATTCACGATATGACTCAGATTATCCCCGGGGTCAGCAAAGGGCCGCGATTTCGAAAGGGACATATCGTTCGAGACGAAGATATTTCAGTCCTGCTTAGTATGGGTAAGGAGCATATTTATGTTTGGGATCAGACACCGGGCTTAATCCACGAAAATGAAGCTGCGGAGCGCCTTGCCCAAGCCGTTGCCGGTTCTGGCCTAGTTCTCGACGAACCTAAGGAAGGAAAAGTAAACTTAACTGCTGCCCATGACGGACTCCTTTATTCTTCTGTAGACGGCATTCTGGCCTTAAATACATTAGAACAGGTTATTCTATCTACCCTTCACAATCACTATCCGGTCAAAAAAGGGGATATAGTCGGCGGAACCCGAGTTGTACCCCTGATGATTGATGAGGCCGTGATCAAGGAAGCTGAAGGGATTGCTAAAACCTTTAAAGAACCTATTCTGGAAGTCCGACCTCTCAAGCACGCGAAAGTGGGCATAGTAACCACAGGGAGTGAAGTCTACCACGGACGAATCCAAGATAAATTTGGCCCTGTTCTGCGTGCTAAGGTTGAAAACTGGGGATCTGAGGTTATTGCCCATACCTTGGCCAATGATGATGTTTCCTTGATCCAGAGCTCTATTAGAGAGCAGCTAAATCAAGGTGCAGAAATGGTCTTAGTGAGCGGCGGCATGTCTGTTGATCCGGACGATGTTACGCCCACAGCCATCAAAGAAATGGGCGCAGAGCTTATTACCTATGGTGCCCCCGTGTTGCCGGGAGCCATGTTTTTGCTGGCTTATATTGGAAAAATCCCTATCATGGGATTACCTGGGTGCGTAATGTATTCTAAGACGACGGCCTTTGACTTAATTGCTCCACGCTTGATGACAGGAGAGCGTTTGACACGCCTGGATATCGTCAAGCTAGGAAGTGGAGGCCTTTGTCTCAACTGTCCCGTCTGCATCTATCCCCGCTGTTCCTTTGGTAAGTAA
- a CDS encoding NADH-quinone oxidoreductase subunit C gives MQGLREYLQSYPDIEILKWEKQEGIVSLPPHDFSDLLTYCLAVKPRPIWLTHVVNDERQLGNGFSIYLVLHFPGKDFSLTFVAKGITVEFPSLTSILPALNWSEREAQDLFGLLADGHPDPRPLVLHPGWPKGFYPLRKDFQAEQESKGFKSAPLVFPEGHGDGLFEIPVGPIHAGIIEPGHFRFYTLGEAVLHLEAQLFFTHKGIEKLLEGKSIAEGLGIIERVCGVCTVSHSLAYCQAVEKLAQLEAPYSVLIWRTILAELERVYNHIGDIGNMCAGVGFALGNANGLQCKERLQRLNLEFFGHRFLRGTVVPGGVKSIPTLKESQRILKQLIGLASDFEEWIPLLLKHDGFRQRAITTGILKSESAMDLGVTGPAARASGLRYDWRELHAHLVYPELKVKAMVENEGDVWSRLMVRVEETRESFRFLRELLQKGWMESEVLDVNPKALEENMMIPWQPAWGCVESPRGTDVVWLMLDDNNKIYRCRIRSASYANWPAVPLTVPGNIVPDFPLINKSFELCYSCCDR, from the coding sequence ATGCAAGGCTTAAGGGAGTATTTACAGAGTTACCCTGATATCGAGATTCTTAAATGGGAAAAACAAGAGGGAATTGTCTCACTGCCTCCCCATGATTTTTCAGATCTATTGACCTATTGTTTAGCTGTGAAGCCCCGGCCAATTTGGTTAACTCATGTTGTCAATGACGAGCGACAGTTGGGAAATGGTTTTTCCATCTATTTAGTGCTTCATTTTCCTGGAAAGGATTTTTCACTCACTTTTGTGGCAAAAGGGATTACTGTCGAATTTCCTTCACTTACCTCAATTTTACCGGCTTTGAATTGGTCGGAACGAGAAGCTCAAGATCTCTTCGGTTTGCTCGCTGACGGACATCCTGATCCTCGCCCGCTGGTATTACATCCGGGCTGGCCTAAGGGGTTCTATCCTTTACGTAAGGATTTTCAAGCTGAGCAAGAATCTAAGGGGTTTAAATCAGCACCTTTAGTCTTTCCGGAAGGCCATGGCGATGGCTTATTTGAAATTCCAGTTGGCCCAATTCATGCTGGAATTATTGAACCGGGGCATTTTCGGTTTTATACCCTTGGAGAAGCTGTTCTCCACTTAGAGGCCCAACTCTTTTTTACGCATAAGGGAATTGAGAAGCTCCTTGAAGGTAAAAGCATAGCAGAAGGTTTAGGCATCATAGAACGGGTTTGTGGAGTATGCACGGTCAGTCATTCTCTCGCTTATTGTCAGGCGGTTGAAAAACTTGCTCAATTGGAAGCTCCTTATTCTGTCTTAATATGGAGAACAATTCTGGCGGAATTGGAACGAGTTTATAATCATATAGGGGATATCGGTAATATGTGTGCCGGAGTCGGCTTTGCTTTAGGGAATGCCAATGGTCTGCAATGTAAGGAAAGGCTCCAACGCCTAAATCTAGAATTCTTTGGTCACCGATTTTTAAGGGGTACGGTGGTTCCCGGGGGCGTTAAATCAATCCCTACACTTAAGGAATCTCAAAGGATTTTAAAACAACTCATTGGACTAGCCAGCGATTTTGAAGAATGGATACCTTTGCTGCTCAAACACGACGGCTTTCGTCAAAGGGCTATCACGACTGGAATATTAAAGTCAGAAAGTGCAATGGATTTAGGAGTTACTGGGCCAGCCGCCCGGGCCTCGGGTTTACGTTATGATTGGCGAGAACTTCATGCCCATTTGGTATACCCAGAGCTGAAGGTTAAAGCTATGGTCGAAAACGAGGGAGATGTTTGGTCAAGGTTGATGGTTAGGGTCGAGGAAACAAGGGAAAGTTTCCGGTTTCTAAGAGAGTTATTGCAAAAAGGGTGGATGGAATCAGAGGTTCTAGATGTCAATCCAAAGGCCCTTGAAGAAAATATGATGATTCCTTGGCAGCCAGCTTGGGGATGTGTTGAGTCTCCTCGAGGAACTGATGTTGTCTGGCTCATGTTGGATGACAACAATAAAATTTACCGCTGCCGAATTCGATCAGCAAGCTATGCCAACTGGCCGGCAGTACCTCTGACGGTGCCAGGCAATATTGTCCCGGATTTTCCATTAATCAATAAAAGTTTTGAATTGTGCTATAGCTGCTGTGACCGCTAG
- a CDS encoding proton-conducting transporter membrane subunit codes for MFIGVGIIAAVGMLMSSKGIYLKLWNCTALVLLAVTGGWTIRQTLSQGTYGDRSGLLYWDALSALLLSVIIIIAVYVILFSLGYMEKEVLEKKLLRKSLKWYYFWIWIFIATMLIVVSTPNLGIIWVGIEMTTIATTLIVGFYRNKQAVEAAWKYVVLCTVGISFALLGTMLLFAAAAPLLNLSLSALDWRLLPQVANQLDQNFLRLGVIFAVVGYGAKVGLVPMHAWLPDAHSQAPSPVSALLSAVLLNCALYAILRWYTLARLTSLGSDFMGTILMSFGLLSLAVMVGFILLQKDIKRLLAYSSVEHMGILALGFGLGTREAVWGASLHLFLHGLTKANLFVIIGNLVQKTGTRQIPRIRGILKVYPYTGIIMVLGLLAITGTPPFGTFRSELSILSGLYKTGHPILGFLAILCLTIVFAGFLFHFLQMLFGKPRGHYHPGESISTLALAIPLLVVLFLGLFIPHSLNETLNQVVKVILGGV; via the coding sequence ATGTTTATTGGAGTGGGAATAATCGCGGCAGTTGGCATGCTGATGTCGTCAAAGGGCATCTACTTAAAACTATGGAATTGTACGGCACTTGTTTTATTAGCTGTGACCGGTGGATGGACCATAAGACAAACCTTAAGCCAAGGGACATACGGAGATCGATCTGGCCTTTTATATTGGGATGCCTTGAGCGCTTTGCTGCTAAGCGTCATAATCATAATTGCGGTGTATGTTATTTTATTTTCTTTGGGGTACATGGAAAAAGAAGTACTGGAGAAGAAACTGCTTAGAAAAAGTTTGAAGTGGTATTATTTCTGGATATGGATCTTTATCGCAACAATGCTTATAGTTGTCAGTACACCTAACTTAGGGATTATTTGGGTAGGAATTGAGATGACGACCATAGCCACGACTCTTATAGTTGGATTCTATCGAAACAAACAGGCAGTTGAAGCTGCTTGGAAATATGTGGTCTTGTGCACGGTAGGAATCAGCTTTGCTTTGCTGGGAACAATGTTGCTTTTTGCCGCGGCTGCACCGCTCTTGAATCTAAGTTTAAGCGCCTTGGATTGGCGATTGCTCCCACAAGTTGCCAATCAACTAGACCAGAATTTTCTGCGTTTGGGTGTTATATTTGCAGTTGTTGGTTATGGGGCAAAGGTGGGATTAGTTCCAATGCATGCTTGGCTCCCTGATGCCCATAGTCAAGCACCCTCTCCGGTTAGTGCCTTACTCTCCGCTGTTCTGCTTAATTGTGCTCTTTATGCAATTTTACGTTGGTATACTTTAGCTCGTCTGACCTCTCTGGGCTCAGATTTCATGGGTACGATCCTGATGAGCTTTGGATTGTTATCGTTGGCAGTAATGGTTGGATTTATTTTATTGCAAAAAGATATCAAGCGCTTATTGGCCTATTCAAGTGTTGAACACATGGGAATCTTAGCCTTAGGGTTTGGGTTGGGAACTAGGGAAGCAGTCTGGGGAGCGTCTTTACATCTGTTTCTCCATGGTTTAACGAAAGCCAACCTCTTTGTTATTATAGGAAATTTAGTGCAGAAAACTGGAACAAGACAAATCCCTAGGATTCGTGGGATATTGAAAGTTTACCCTTACACAGGGATCATTATGGTTTTAGGATTATTAGCGATCACTGGAACTCCTCCTTTTGGAACTTTCAGGTCAGAGCTGAGTATCCTTTCCGGGCTGTATAAAACAGGACATCCAATCTTGGGCTTTTTGGCCATTTTATGCCTCACAATAGTTTTTGCAGGTTTCCTCTTTCATTTTCTCCAGATGCTCTTTGGAAAGCCGAGAGGGCATTATCACCCTGGAGAGAGTATTAGTACTCTAGCTCTGGCAATCCCGCTTTTAGTAGTCCTTTTTCTAGGTTTGTTCATTCCCCATAGCCTTAATGAGACCCTAAATCAAGTTGTCAAAGTCATATTGGGAGGAGTATAG
- a CDS encoding NADH-quinone oxidoreductase subunit B family protein — translation MWSLLLRKLKIGRLTEKGGLVITAPKPSNLPKEFRQSLQIRHLDCGSCNGCDWEITALINSVYDLQHYGIDFVASPRHADLLMCTGPGSTQLLKAAHETYEAMAKPKWVMAVGDCAIDGGVFKDGYASEKGIGGVLSVDFKVPGCPPSPKDIISALLEFMGKRI, via the coding sequence ATGTGGAGTTTGTTGCTCCGAAAACTGAAAATAGGGCGTCTCACAGAAAAGGGCGGGCTTGTAATAACAGCGCCAAAGCCGTCTAATTTACCTAAAGAATTTAGACAATCTTTGCAAATTCGTCATCTGGATTGTGGCTCTTGTAATGGGTGTGATTGGGAAATTACAGCTCTTATTAATTCGGTCTATGACCTTCAGCATTACGGAATTGACTTTGTAGCTTCCCCACGTCATGCAGACCTCTTAATGTGTACAGGGCCTGGCTCTACTCAATTATTAAAAGCAGCTCATGAGACCTATGAAGCTATGGCCAAACCAAAATGGGTCATGGCGGTGGGGGATTGTGCCATAGATGGCGGGGTATTTAAGGATGGGTATGCCAGTGAAAAAGGTATCGGTGGAGTATTATCGGTGGATTTTAAGGTTCCGGGTTGCCCACCTTCACCAAAAGATATAATTTCTGCTTTGCTGGAATTTATGGGCAAACGAATTTGA
- a CDS encoding hydrogenase gives MQSDFVNELNLLLIVLLTSGLSIVYSAKVKTALNLWTLQTLAVSILILAQGIYYHELDVIIVGTLLLIGKVGVIPVLLGRVLKKSKTEWVGEIYLKRTSSLVVAGALTLIAYEVTEPLIVLQPSFRNGLAVGLALIFYGLLLMMIRKVAIVQVLGILLVDNGIFLAGFFLTQGMPLLIELGSMFDILVGILVIAILTKQMLENYDSLNVDHMRSLKG, from the coding sequence GTGCAAAGTGATTTTGTAAATGAGCTTAATTTATTACTGATTGTGCTTTTAACGAGTGGATTGAGTATTGTCTATAGCGCGAAGGTTAAAACAGCCCTCAACTTGTGGACTTTGCAGACTTTGGCTGTTTCTATTCTTATCTTAGCACAAGGGATCTATTATCATGAACTGGACGTAATCATTGTGGGAACCCTGTTGTTAATTGGCAAGGTCGGAGTTATTCCTGTACTTTTAGGACGTGTCTTGAAAAAGTCCAAGACTGAGTGGGTAGGGGAAATATATTTAAAGCGCACTTCTTCCTTAGTGGTTGCCGGAGCCTTAACTCTCATTGCCTATGAAGTGACGGAACCATTGATAGTACTGCAACCAAGCTTTCGTAACGGTTTAGCTGTTGGCTTAGCCTTAATCTTTTATGGCCTGCTGCTAATGATGATCCGCAAAGTCGCAATAGTACAGGTTTTAGGAATCTTGCTTGTTGATAATGGAATATTCCTAGCAGGATTTTTCTTGACCCAAGGGATGCCTTTGTTGATAGAGCTGGGAAGTATGTTTGATATCCTAGTCGGGATTTTAGTAATTGCGATTCTGACTAAGCAAATGCTGGAGAATTATGATTCTCTAAATGTTGATCACATGAGGTCATTGAAAGGATAG
- a CDS encoding sigma-54-dependent Fis family transcriptional regulator: protein MDNHWKRFINGESVESEVTPSIYRSWQRSLEYRVDHTLISNQDILSLPRLSERREAKEALIRAGETVLPYIFDLLGSTNYTILLGDNDGYIIEAIGDAPFMTKAQRVNLSPGASWSEEIRGTNAIGTALRDNAPTSVSGWEHFVRDNHFLACWAAPIQNAQGKPIGVLDISGEANHDQEKILNIAMMGASMIKKNLQVFELENQLKFYQEGAKLASSLLHQGFLAIDNNGIITNINSFGAALLGRRQTDIIGRPAADIFSSPKGWMLSGHSLDLHLKDRTGKEISSHLKRVVNDAGEPLGAVGTLQSNHRAPANTLWVGRSRASQRILEQASRVAATHSSVLIHGESGTGKEIIAKSIHQLSPRREGPFVALNCASLSPTLIESELFGYVEGAFTGARRGGKPGKFELADKGTIFLDEIGDMPLNVQVALLRVLQEKEVSRIGDIKAKKINVRVITATHKNLNALVEKELFRLDLYYRLKVVTLELPPLRERSEDIRELVPHFIRKACESFNGQPLGIDEDVYSYLLAHSWPGNVRELENCIESMVALADSSILTVENLPDELIQKDSKSECTTETLLYQQTKQTILYALTQTRGKIAPAAKILGIGRNTLYRKIKELDIQV, encoded by the coding sequence ATGGATAACCACTGGAAACGTTTCATTAATGGGGAAAGCGTTGAATCCGAAGTCACTCCTTCCATCTATCGTTCGTGGCAAAGAAGCTTAGAGTATCGTGTAGACCACACCCTAATTTCTAATCAGGATATTCTATCTTTGCCGCGGCTCAGTGAACGCCGCGAAGCTAAAGAGGCCCTAATCCGAGCCGGGGAGACGGTTCTACCCTACATTTTTGACCTGCTGGGAAGCACCAATTACACTATTTTGTTAGGTGATAATGATGGATATATAATTGAAGCCATCGGCGACGCGCCTTTTATGACTAAAGCACAAAGGGTCAATCTGAGTCCGGGTGCTAGTTGGAGTGAAGAAATTCGCGGAACTAACGCCATCGGAACAGCTCTCCGCGACAATGCCCCTACCTCAGTGTCTGGCTGGGAGCATTTTGTGCGTGATAATCACTTTTTAGCCTGTTGGGCTGCTCCGATACAAAATGCCCAGGGGAAACCTATCGGTGTCTTAGATATCAGCGGAGAAGCCAATCATGATCAGGAAAAGATTTTAAATATTGCTATGATGGGTGCAAGTATGATCAAAAAAAACTTGCAGGTGTTTGAACTGGAAAATCAATTAAAGTTTTATCAAGAGGGAGCCAAGCTGGCATCCTCCCTATTGCACCAAGGGTTTCTGGCCATTGATAATAATGGTATCATCACAAACATTAACAGTTTTGGCGCTGCGCTGCTGGGGCGAAGACAAACAGACATCATAGGCAGACCGGCAGCTGATATCTTCAGTTCTCCAAAAGGGTGGATGTTAAGCGGACATTCTCTAGATCTGCATTTAAAGGATCGGACGGGAAAAGAAATATCCTCACACTTAAAGCGTGTGGTCAACGATGCCGGCGAACCATTAGGAGCAGTCGGAACTCTACAAAGCAATCATCGAGCCCCAGCAAATACCTTATGGGTCGGACGCAGTCGAGCGTCGCAACGAATTCTGGAACAAGCTTCGAGAGTAGCCGCAACCCATTCTTCCGTTCTCATCCATGGTGAAAGTGGCACGGGAAAAGAAATAATCGCTAAATCAATTCATCAACTCAGTCCACGTCGAGAAGGTCCTTTTGTTGCTTTAAACTGTGCTTCACTGTCTCCCACACTGATTGAAAGTGAACTATTTGGCTATGTTGAGGGTGCCTTCACGGGAGCCCGCCGTGGGGGGAAACCCGGAAAGTTCGAATTAGCAGACAAAGGAACTATTTTCCTTGATGAAATTGGTGATATGCCTTTGAACGTTCAGGTGGCGCTCCTTAGAGTACTTCAAGAAAAGGAAGTTTCTCGAATTGGAGATATTAAAGCCAAAAAGATTAATGTTCGGGTGATTACCGCGACGCATAAAAACCTCAACGCTCTCGTTGAAAAGGAACTCTTTCGCTTAGATCTATATTATCGTCTGAAAGTTGTCACTTTAGAACTACCCCCCTTACGCGAACGTAGTGAAGACATAAGAGAATTAGTCCCCCACTTTATTCGCAAAGCCTGCGAATCATTTAATGGCCAACCCTTGGGGATTGATGAAGACGTCTATTCTTATTTATTGGCTCACTCCTGGCCCGGAAATGTCCGTGAACTGGAAAACTGTATTGAAAGCATGGTTGCTTTGGCTGACAGCTCGATTCTAACCGTGGAAAACTTGCCTGACGAACTTATTCAGAAAGATTCAAAATCCGAGTGTACAACCGAAACTTTACTATATCAACAAACTAAGCAAACAATCCTCTACGCCTTAACCCAAACCAGAGGGAAAATTGCCCCCGCCGCAAAAATATTGGGGATTGGACGAAATACACTCTACCGCAAGATAAAAGAGCTGGATATTCAGGTTTAA